Genomic window (Atribacteraceae bacterium):
TGGCCTTAGCCGGGTTTATTGCCCCAGCTATACTCAAAATTCCGGCATCCAGCAAGCTGTTTTTCCGGATGTTGGCTTGGGGAGGGATCGCTTCGATCGCCGTAGGCCTTTTGACCGGCTCCTGGCTGGGAGATTTTTTCAGCTTTCCTCCTCCGGCGCTATCCTTTCTGGGATCGATCCGCTCGGCGCTCATGGTGATCGACCCATTGATCAACCCGTTACCTATGCTTATCGGGTCCCTGCTCATCGGAATATTTCAGATTTTGGTCGGCATTTTCACCGGCTTTCTCAAGGAATGGAAACGGGGCAACCGCCTGGTAGCGATCATGGATCGCTTGAGCTGGTTTATTTTCATTATCGCCATCCTTCTGTATATAGCCTCGATGGCTTTTGTCCCCGGGTTGCGGACAGCGGCGACGGCGCTGGTGGTGGTCATGGTGGTCTTTTTGATAGCAACCCAGGGCCGCACCAAGAAAAATCCGATAATGAAGGTCCTTTCCGGAATTATGAGTCTTTACGGGCTGGTCAGTTACCTGGGGGATGTTCTTTCGTATTCCCGGTTGTTTGCTCTGGGGCTGGCTACGACCATCGTCGCTGTTCTGGCCCGGACGTTGGCCGAGCTCTTCGGGGGTGCGCCCTATATCGGCTGGTTGATCGGTTTGTTCGTTTTTCTCCTGTTCCATTTGTTCAACATTGCGATGAGCGGGTTGGGTGCTTTTGTACATTCCGCTCGCCTCGTGTATGTCGAATTTTTTACCAAATTTTATGAATCAGGTGGTAAGAAATTCCAGCCGTTTTCCTATAAAACCAAGTATGTCAGGTTCGCAGACAAGACTTAGCCTGAGCGCTTCTAAGTCGGTTAAGATTCATTGGCGCTGCTGAGATTTTCATTTTGATTGAGAATAAACTAAAGGGGGTATTATGCAGCTATGGAATTCAATGGACTAGTTTTTTCCATACTCGGATCAGCACTCGCAGTCGGTTTGGCCGGAATCGGTTCGGCGATGGGCGTCGGGATAGCGGGTGAGGCGGGAGCCGGAGTTATGACCGAAGACCCGGATAAATTTGGGCAAATCTTATTGTTACAGGCTCTCCCTGGAACACAGGGAATTTATGGACTACTCGCCGGCTTCTGGGTTTTGATTAAGTTAAACCTCTTTGCCGGAGAGCCACTGGCCGTAACCACTGCACAGGGGCTGCAGATCATGTTTGCCTGTTTACCCATTGCCCTCGTGGGTTTGATATCCGGGATTTATCAGGGAAAAACCTCGGCGGCCTGCATCGGTCTGATCGCCCGCCGACCTGAGGAAACCGGTAAAGCGATAATCCTTCCGGCA
Coding sequences:
- a CDS encoding V-type ATP synthase subunit K, translating into MEFNGLVFSILGSALAVGLAGIGSAMGVGIAGEAGAGVMTEDPDKFGQILLLQALPGTQGIYGLLAGFWVLIKLNLFAGEPLAVTTAQGLQIMFACLPIALVGLISGIYQGKTSAACIGLIARRPEETGKAIILPAMVETYAVLSLLATILLLNSIRV